The DNA window TTTGTTTATCCCAATGCATGTCTGAGTGAAGCATATAATGACACGTTTGGCATTAGCCAGCAACTTTTTCGTCATTGATTGCTCACTTGTTTATTCCCTTGTCGGCTGTCCATTTTCTGTATAGTATTCTGAAATAAATTTTCATTTCACTTCTCGGTGCAGATTATTCAAGGAATTCCAAGTGCAACAGCAATTCAACTTGATGTGATGAATCATGAAAATCTTCATTTTCACATTTCACAGGTATAATCTGTACATGTTCATCAAAGAATGTTTAAACAAATTAAACTCCAGTTGAAGAACAAGGAGATGTTGGCATCCTGTTGGTGCCTTGATAGTTTAGATGCTATATTTCTTGTTATATTATGTTATTCAACTGCACCATCAACCTGTCAACATTGGCGAACATTTAGCAGCTGAATTGGTTATGAAATCATCTATTTTGGTGCCGCATCCATAATCTTACTTTGTCAATATCCTACCTTCATCTTGTGCAGGCTGATGTTGTCATCAGTTTACTTCCTGCTAGTTGCCACAACATCATAGCAACTGCATGTATTGAGGTACTAAGTGATACCTTCATGTTCTTGAATTTGATTAGGTTTTTTGTTAGCTCTAACTGAAATTGTACAGCCCAGAAGTAGCTGAGCCTACTAGAAAATTTTGGTTAAAGTCAACCACCAAGGACAAAATACTGGAGTTCATTTATTACAtcttctttcctctttttttttgggaacaatGCCACCTTGAGATGGTTAGGGGTTTGGCCCAGAAACTTACTGCTAATAAAAATAATTGGAAGATAATTACAAGGTACCCTAATCTTTATCTGCTAAGTGATCACAACCTCTGAAAATGAGGTTAAAAGAGAAATTCTTGCATGTGACAGTCCTCTATCACTGAACTAGGTCAAGGTTACGAAATCATCTCAAACTTTTCTCGTTTTCATTTTCTGAACTTATACAATAACCATGATGTCTTGGGGCTTTACAGGTTACATAGCAAAATGCTCACCTGACCCAGTTAtgccttttttatttttattttttgtttttatatttGGCATAAGACAATATCTTGTCACCTCTCCTAATTGCAGCTGAAGAAACATCTTGTTACTGCTAGTTATGTTGACGACTCCATGTCAAAGCTAGATGAGGCAGCAAAGGTTGCAGGTATTACAATTCTTGGTGAGATGGGCTTAGATCCTGGAATAGGTAAACTTCATCCTGGTGCTAAAAAATGCTGATATTCAGTTGGACATTCAATTGATTAATGGTTAACACTTTCTCATTGCAGACCACATGATGGCGATGAAGATGATTAATGAAGCACATAAACGAAATGGGAAGATTAGGTCCTTTACTTCTTACTGTGGTGGTCTTCCGTCTCCAGCAGCTGCAAACAACCCATTAGCTTATAAATTCAGGTATTACTCCTTGAAGTTTGCTGCATTAGAGGTACACTCGTCAATCAACAACGTATTAGCTTCTTTAGGTCTCCTGTTGCTTGTACAGAAGTATATTGTTCTCCTTCCAATTCAGCAGAATGTGAGCATTGTACTTTTAGTGACTGCATAATATATCATGTTCAGGCTCTGTCTGTGTCCCACAAGCCCTCTGCTGCTTATAATGTCATATTGCATGTCTCAGAGATGAGTTATGTATGAGTATTTAAAGTTCCTGTGGAAATCATTTTCATTCCTTTTTTGTGCATTGTATTTAGTCCTCGTCAAGATAAACAGACGCACTAAAGTATACCATTTCAATATTACTGTCAGTTGGAGTCCAGCAGGGGCTATTCGAGCTGGGCGCAATCCAGCCACCTATAGATATCATGGAGAGATTGTACGTGTCAATGGTGAGTTATCAATATCTTAATGACTAGTAAATGTAGAAGTAATCACCATGTTCAGGTTCGTTTCCTTTGATCACAAATCTATTACTTGCCAATATGATTTGTCATGAATAATCCTCTGTTGACTTCATCTTTATGTGGGTTCACAAATCTTTTACTTGCCAATATGATTTATCATGAATAATCCTCTGTTGACTTCATCTTTATGTGGCTTCTGAGTTTTTATTCTCATTGTTTATGTAAGTTTCCCGCATCAGATAAGATAGTAGCTTCTGATATAGTAAAATGGTAACTAGTTCTGGAATTGTTGCTAGGTTTTAATGATAGTAATTTGTATTAGCTTCTCCTAATATGGTGTCCAAGGCGTTAATTCCTAGCTGGGACTTTAAAGTTTGTTTGTCTTAGCAAAAGAATAATTACACCTTTTCTTCCTTAAATTCTTGATTATTCCTGATGCATACATGCAGGAGACCACCTTTATGATTCGGCTTCAAGGATTCGGCTAGCAGATCTTCCAGCTTTTGCATTGGAATGTCTTCCAAATCGCAATTCTTTACTGTATGGAGAGCTATATGGAATAGAAAATGAAGCGTCAACAGTTTTCCGTGGAACCCTGCGTTATGAAGGCATGATATGTCTCTGTGCTTTTATATTATGTCATCTTTAGGTTACACATTGTATTATTTTCTCATACTTTGGATTGAGGCAATTCGCAATATAAATCCCTTCagataaataaatttatcaTTGACACTTTAGTTAATAGGCATAACAATTTTTAATGCGACATAAAACTAGATATCCAAGATGTTAAAAAACTTGGCAATTTAGGTTGTCAGGTTGAGATTTTTAACATTCAGCCCTTTAAATAACTAGAAATGTTTATAATACATGATTAATGAGTCGATTAGCTTATGTACATAATTTGACAGAGTGAGAATTATATTTGAAGGAGATAGTGTTAAGTAATCTATTAGTGTTAAGACTGCATTCGCATATCCTGTATTCAGTTTTCATACGCTATTAAAATGTTCTAAGAAGACATACTTTACCTTTCTGGATTGCTCAGGCTGTCAGATACCAGTTTGATTGCGGTTTTTAGAAGAGATTTTGAAAAGAATAACACTTCATGGTGAAGTGTGAGTATATGACAAAAAGGTGGTTGGGGAGCATGTTTGAGAAAAATTCCAAAGATACATGTAATAAAGTGATTCTCTGTAAGGTTAGCATATGCCAAACTCAGTTGGGTAATTTTAACTGGACTATCTAAATGTAAAAAAGTTAGCTATTTAGCCAAACAAATCATGCATGTCACAAACAAAGCCATCTAGGGACTGGTTGAAACAGATACAATTGGTCATAACATGAATAGACAAACTAAGCATTTTTCAGAACACGCCCATTAATGTTACATTACCGCCCATACTTGAGAAATCATCTTAAAGGCCCAAAGGTGCCTTGTTTATTTCCTTATGGGTCAATATTTGGAAATTTAATGGCTTGATGATATGTAAAGCTAATGCATTCATATATCATGCAGGTTTCAGTGGTGTAATGGGAGCACTTGCAAAAATTGGATTCTTCAATACCGAAGCTTTGAGTACCCTCAACAATGGTGAAAAGCCCACATACAGAAAAGCTTTACTTCAACTTCTTAGATTAAACGATAATAATTTGGATGGGTTGGCTATGAATGAGAAGGAAATTACAGAAAGAATTACTACACTTGGAATTTGCCAGGGAGAAATTGCAGTCAGGACGGCCAAGACCATTATGTAAGTATACCCATAGAGGTTTGTTCTGCCTAGCAGAGTTTCATAGACTAGCAGAAATGTTGAAAGCTTTGCAAGGGGCAGGAAGCTGAACCCCAATTTTGAAACAACTCCTGCTCCATCTAAAGGAACTATAAAAACAATAAATAGACGCATTTGCTTTTGATACTTTTTGAGTGAGCGGAGCCAGAAATGTCTGTGTGTCCCCTTTTGGTGTTTTAGTTCttattccttcttttttcctgtGTTGGACATTGCACCctgtttcttctctctttcacaTTTTTCCATTATGATGTTAAACATTTCCAAAGTTATTGATGAAATTTTGGCAACTTTCTTGGAATCTTTCAACAGACTCGGTATCGATATTATGTGTAGAATAGGCAGAAACTTGTCACGTTTCGTAACTGGATGTACATGCTCCCCAGAACTACATGCCTCATATTTCCACTTGCTTCTGATTGTGACAGTAACTTGCAAATTTAGTAATGACACTGATTATTAATAATTTTCAATGAGAACAATAATTTCAATATCTTAAATCTTTTTGCCTTTTCTTATTGCGGTTTGCACTGTGTTGAAGTAAAGTCCCCAAGTATTAAAGCTCTATGAATTTCCATTTTGAAACAGGTTTTTGGGATTTCACGAGTCAACAGAAATACCAGCATCATGTCAAAGTCCATTTGATATTACCTGCCTTCTCATGGAAAAAGCTTTAGTTTATTCAGGCACAGAACAAGTAATTGGCCATGCATTCTCTGAGTTACAGTATTGTATATGCTGCTCTTGCTAGTCGTGTAATAAAGTTGTTGGTGGGTAGGACATGGTTTTGTTGCACCACGAAGTTGAAGTAGATTTTCCAGATGGCCAACCTACGGAAAACCATCGAGCTACATTATTGGAATTTGGGAGGACCAAGGATGGAAATACCACAACAGCAATGGCGCTTACGGTTGGGATTCCAGCAGCAGTTGGAGCTCTGGTAATGACTTGCTTCAGTTTTCTGGTCTTGCAAATCTGCTTTTGATCAATTTATCGAACTAGATCCATCTTATATCGAACTATTGCAGCTTTTGCTTGCAAACAAGATCCAAGTAAATGGTGTTATAAGGCCCATTATGTCAGAAGTCTACATGCCGGGTAAACTTCTCGTCTCTTCTTTTATTTAGGTTCTTTGGTAGGGAAGAAGATACTCATGTTTTGATGCATTATCTGACAAAGTAAGACGAGCATCAAGATTACATGCGCGTCTCCTTCAATAAATGAGATACGCAAGTTACTTTGGTTTTTGCTATTTTGCAGCGCTCGAGATTTTGGAGGCCTATGGTTTCAAGTTGTTGGAGAAGATCGAGTAGCCAAACAGTGAACTTTGTATTCTTGTAAAGCTGCAAGTTTCAGATACGCATTTGAATTCAATGGAAATAAGCAATTTTCAGGCCATCCAAAACGATATCCAACCAGATGGTCCCCAGTATACTCGCAAGTTAGGGCAGTGTattattttgtaaattacaTGTACACAGCATAAATAGAGCATGAAAAGGTGGATGCAGCTCTGTCCCTTCAATCGAATGTCATTCCTTTCTTATTTGTCTTAATTCAAATAGAGGGAtggataaatttttttttttggttaatctTTCCATCCCTCCCCACACTCTTCTCGTCCTAAGCGTCAAGCATACGATTTGAACCTGAACATTGAtcataaatttttcaaaattatttttaaagaTGAATAGTGTCTCTAATTCATGTTATTGATGATATAATTGGTATGTAGGCATTTAAATTAAACTTCAAGGAACTATTTCATTAGTCAATTTTATTGGCAGCAAAACTCCGTTTTGGCCACCATACGAGCTATTACCATCTGAATAATCTTCATTCCAGTTGATATTTGGCATAATTATTTATTCATTAAGGGTTAGTCAATGATGTTTAGATTTGTTTACTCAAGTCATAAAAATCTAGATACaggaaaatgaaaagtaaatggGGCGAGAATTAAACAATGTAGAACAGCTCGATACCAGTATTTTTTAGCTAATTCTGAGAATCTGTGAAAACAAAATACCGGTTAGTAGTCTGTTTTCTTGAATTACTCCTTAACAAGTAAAGCAATCGTTCTTAAGTTGAATACATTTGCATTTGTCAAATGTTAGCAATTGTTATTAAAAGGACATGAGCGACGAGGATCTGCTACGTAAGCTCTATTATAGAGCTGGAAAACTTATTCCGATGCTTACGGACAGAAGAATAGGCCTTGCAGCTGCAAGAAAGAGGAGTAGTTTCTTGATCAATTAATCAGAATGGGTTAATATTTTGATTACTTTTAGCGCTTGCTTTTGACAGATCCATAGTACCCCGCATCTGCAGCAGACCCATGCAATAAAGTCGCCCATACGTTGAAGACAACATTCCATTCCGGTATGGGGTAAACCGGGCAAAACAAACGTTTATGAAAAGATACAATGCAATGTCAAACCTAACTTTCCAACCAATCAAATACTATGTTGATCCTAAAATGTCTTTTGTCAACAAAAAGAGAGTTAAGCACCTAAACCTTGACAGTATATACCATATATACAGGCTTCCAAATCCAAGGATTGGTAAAATCTTGTTGAACATAGTGTGTAAAATCGTACAATCGATCCTTGGAACCGTTTGAACCATAAGTGCAAAAGTGTTTACTAAGAACAGAAGCATGcctaaatttcatgttttcatcCTACAATGAAATAGCCGTGATGCTTGAATGGGTCTTGCCACGGCAATTTTACAGGCCAAAACCCATATTGACCTCCTACAATCCCCAAATAGTGGGGAAAAACCACTTATCGGAAGCAGTTCATAGTGTCTTCCTCTaaccttcctttttctttggttgatGCATCAAGGACACAACTTCCCCAGTAGTATCAAGTTGGCTGCTTTGCCAAAAGCCAATAACATAGGAAAGTACCCATCTCAGGATATTCTCTGATGCTTCCCAGTAGAATCAATTTATTAAATACTTACTATAAACAAAGAGTAACTAGGCGTCCTagaaatcataaaaaaaatctCAGGATTTTACCAACGAAACTAAGTGATGCTCCACCTCTTGCCAATTGTAAACTTTAGTGACCAGAGGGTGTTGGTTAACAGACTCTGTCTTACACCAAGGGTAAGAATTCTCATAATCAAAGAGAAGAACCTTAATTCCAACTTCAGCACATTCAATGGCATATCTTGGATTATCATCAATCAAAACTTTTGCTCCCAAGGTCCTGACAGAAACATAACAATAAGCCACAAAATTCAAAGATTTCCAAGTAAATAATCCAAAAATCCCTGGTAAGAAACTGACTGACAGTGTGTTGACCAAGACAAAGATATAGATGGTATACATGCTAACGCAATAAATTCGGAGTGCAGTTTTCtgataaattttagaaaatccTCATTTACTGGTGGACCAggcaaaaaaatttgaaacataaGATTATTAAGGCCAAAGATACAATATACCggcaaatttcagatttaggtcTGGATTTTCCATCCAATGCAAAATGATTGCCAAAGTGGATCTCCTGAAAAAGTCCTGGATAATGATTCTCGATCCATTCAATTGTGTGTTCTTTAATTGCAATTTGCCGGGACCTACATATATGAGTCAAACTAATTGATTGCCATATGCAAAGGAGAGAACAGAAAGGGCAAATCATGTGAGATCCACAAAATACATACGTAACTATGGACAGATCACAAAATCTGGACAAGTTTTGAAGAGCCTGCCGAGCACCTGGGATTGGATGAATCCCTGTTCTGAAGTAAGACGTCTTAAAAAACTCATGAACACGTGTATCAGCTGTCACAAGAATAGGAAACTCTTGTCACATTAAAATCATTTTAGTATGCAACCTACAGATAGGTTAAATTTTAACCAAATAATAGAAACAAAGGATCGAACTACACCTTCATCCCGAGAACAGTTCCATATCTGCAAAAACAGATCAAATATAAATCAGGGAGAAGAAGAGAACATATGTTTCTACTAAACTGCAAGTACTTAACAGGCATGATCATATGGCTTCATAATGGCCTAAGTACTCTCTCATGTACACGCACATGGACATTTGTGTTTGTCCACACAAATGTAGTAGTAAACGTAAAATTGAAGATTATGGGCAAAGAATTCATACAAATTGTAAACAGAACAGCCAAAATGAGGAAAGAGGAGTGGCAGCTAACGCCTTGGAATGTGAACAGTATTCAATGCGAAGAATAAGCTAAAGTATCAGCAAGATAGATGCAAAATTTTATCAGCTAACACCTTAGAATGTGAACAGTATTCAATGTGAAGAATCAGCTAAAGTATCGGCAAGATAGATGCAAAATTTTATCCTCATGGCAGAGATTTTCTACACCAAAGAATAGACACTTCAGCCATACAGTCCACCTGAAATAGAGGCtggaaacaaaaaattccaaaagTTGATCAAAAGCTGCCTTCTCTTCCCATCTTTCCAGCTCCAGTAGATCCATTAAAGAGTAAGGCAAATCCACCAAACACCAATTAATAAAAAGACAAGTGCCTAGAACCCACATCCCACGAAACAATGTAGGGGCAAAGGAGAAAAGGTCTCAAGTCTTTTCTGCTCACTTATACGGTACTGCAACAACTAGGGACGAATTCATGTACTCTTGAGATGATAAAGTGTCATGCAAAATGCAACGAACTGGTCAAGCAAGAACAGGGGAGTAAATGGTTGCATTCAGTATGTCATAGAAAGATTTCACAGTTACCACTGGATATAGTCGGCTCCAGCATGCATCAGTTTCAGTTCGTACTGAAGCATACTAAACAAACTAGAGGAAAAGTTTCAACACTTGGCAATTCCAATGGTAAATTTGCATGCCTTAAATCTAGTTCCAACTGGCACTCAGTATGTCATAGAAAGATTTCACAGTTACCACTGTATATAATCGGCACCAGCAAGCATCAGTTTCAGTTCGTACTGAAGCATACTAAACAAACTAAAGGAAAAGTTTCAACACTTGGCAATTCCAATGGTAAATTTGCATGCCTTAAATCTAGTTCCAACTGGCTCTATTTCTGAAGTTCCAAAGCATTCATGATTCAAGGCCAGATCCATAGAAACAACCATCAGTCTTAATAATACTGTGAATAGATAATAGATATTTAACAGATTAGCAAAGAGGTCTGTCACTGCACCTAGCAGCCCATAGACAGCAAAAGTTTCACCCAGCCACCATTGCACATTGAAAAGCCACATGCTTGGACAATTCATTCACCAATCCTTTCACAATTTGTGTCCACAACTGCGAAAAAAAATCCAACTTCCACTAATAGAACCACCATCTCTTGGCCAATTAAATTTCAATGCTCATGATAGATTGATCCATATCTCGAGACAGAGTTCCTCAGTGCCTTGTTTCCAAACTATTAGTAGTATTTGAGCAGAAAACTTTCAATTTTTCGCAAAGTATTTGCAAAAAGAAAGCCACATGCGTGGAAATATAGTTAAACTGTGAATTATGCGAccaagaaaggaagaagaacGAGACAAGAGAAGAGTAGATAAcagaagaaataaagaaaagaacaaaCAACGACGGAGTTAGAGCACCAAAAGCATGGAGGAAAGAACTGGACCAGTAAATTCTTTCCAATACCCCATCCCAGGAGGGGAAACTCAATCTTTCCTTGTATTTAAAAAGGCGATCTATATTGTTACCAGCTTCACTGATAAAGGAAAATTGACTGCTTATGTACCCAATGAGATGATCTATTCCTACGGCTCATGTGTACAGTGAACAAACAAAATGAGTTACAAGTTTGATCATGGACCAGGCTCTTCTAACTTCCAAAAGGGCATACTTCACAAAAGACACGTGTATCTGGGCAAATAATCttttcgataaaaaaaaaagcatgtcAATCATAGTTACAATCTACTAAAGCATGAACTAATAAATTGCAAGGCCGCATCTAACACAGGAAAGTTTTTCATATAATTGAGGCACATTTGATGTTCAACTTCTTCAGAGACATGTCATGCAGTATTAAATGCCAGTTGATGAATACCTTGCAAAACTCATAAACATGGTATTCAGAAACTGAGTGATTTGAGGAGTATCGATCTGCAACAAACCGATTGAGAGCTGATACAAAGCTGCCAAGAACTGCAAGGAAAATCAGTAGAGAAAGCAACATCCACATTAGCAGGAGAACAACAGTAACTTAAGGTACAAAGTTATTGATTTGTTGACATGTCTTCAGCAGTGTTCGAGAAATCTGCTTAAGCCAGTAAATCCAGGAGATTAAAACTAAGCAATTGAACCACCGACAACAATTATTAAACTTAACATGAGAGTCAACCAGTCTAATCTCCAGTTAGAATTACGTAGGACGAATCACAACTAaaatgaagacatcaacaacacCGTTCGACGAAAGCAGAATGAAAACTATCCGAATGCCAACCATTCCCGCCCTTGGAGTAACCTTTGACAACGAGAAAAACACTAACAGTAGCAACTTACATGTACAGcgataacaaaaaaaattcaattttttaaaccaagtttcaaactgcATTATATATCCTACAGCGTCAAGATTAACAGTTGTAAATTGAAACACATAGTACTCTGAGGAAGCTAATCCATTactgtttttcttctttattttcttcttcatttgaaTGGGAAGAGGATTATACCCTCGTCAACATCAACGGCGACTGCAATTTTCTCCGGCGGCAAATGCTGATCCTCGGGAAATTCAACGGAGCCTCCTCTATCATTCCGACACCTTCCGCCGTCATCACCATGGCCGTCAAAAGCATTCTCCAACCTGAACTTAATATCCTTAGAAACTAGTTCACGGAACAAATGCTGCTGCAAGCTTGGCGCAATTGCCCTAGCCTTATGCAGCCAAAAccccccaccaccacctccaccaccaccaccgccgTCCCCAGCATTACTAAACCCcgcatttttatcatttttcttattaataTTCTCAGATGAGCCGCATCCTTTAAGCCTCAAACAAACACTTCTTCCTCCTCCGAATCCCCCACCGCTACTATGTAAATTCAAATCAATAGCTGAAGAAGCTGAGGAAAAGGAAGATTTTTGAATGGATAAAAATGGGAATAAATCTTTACGGCCAACGGAAAAGGTGGACGGCGCCGCGGCCATTAAATAAAGCCAGCAATGGTGGTGGCTGTAAAGGCGGTGGTGATGATCTCTTCTATATATAGATACAGACACTAAGCGGAAGAAACAGCTTCGCCTATGTATCATAATAATAGCTATATGAATGGAttagaaaatgatttttgttttttaatttattCGATCTATTGCTACATCTAAAATTTTAGGAATGAGGAGGAAGAATAAAGGCGCGTAGCTTATCCAAATCTGAGCAATTCAAGAATGGAATGTTCTCTTGGAATATGAATATTTATTGGAGGAAATGACGAATTAAGAATGTGTAGAAAAGAGGGCAGATTTCAGCTTCATTTGTTTTCTAAGAGCCTTTTTCTTGTTCTTGCCCtagatattattattattgttctGTGGTTGAAATTTGTAAGTACTCAAGAATTGGAGTcttgaataaaaaataataaaaagaaagtaACTAGCTCCTCCAAATTGCCCGTTTAAAATGAAGGTGCAGCATCAGGCCTCATGACACACCAAATTGGAGTcttgaataaaaaataatcTCAAGAAAGTAACTAGCCTTTTTTTAATTGAAGGTGCTACAGATGTATTTGAACTCAAGCGTCAAATTTGCCAGAAAACAATTACGTTGTATACTTTTTCTTCTCCACGTACAAGTATTATCATTGTGGTTAAATTAAATTGAGATATTATCGTCGTAAATAATATTGAGATTtcaggaattaaaataagagaTTTTTTACTCaaatttcccttcttttttcctaCTTCTTAAATTTCACTTTCGCtgctaaaaaaaatgaaataaaaatggtACAGGGATTATCATTGAGTGGAACTCGAAAAAACTGTATCCAACTAAAATATACTCCACCAATtaataatgcaaaaaaaaaaaaaacaaagacaGATGCAAGATAGAAGACACAAGCCAATCGAAACTGTTTCCATACTTGCATTTTCAAGAGCTTCTCCATAGTTCCACAAGGtggaaaaaagaacaaaaacaagttaCATTCATGCATGGACGTAAACGggaaaacaacaaaacaactcCGCTAATCAAGCATAGTGTAGCCAAAGAATATCCAAATTCTATTCAGCGTAGGTTGCAATCAACGTAGGACTAAGTGACAAAAGCTAGCAGTCCAAGCAGAAAGGACGAGGCAAAGATTGAATTATACATTCTTCCGGCTGATGAAGTGGTAGGTTTTCGAGTCTTCCCGCCTTTTCCAATGTCGATCATGATCTCAAATCGACATGCGCCGCCCCGAATTCGAGTACTAGGATCGATGGAAGTGATCACCGACAAATTGGAGAACTGGTCGCACGACCCTTTCGTCTGATTCATGGTCTGAAAATACATGTTGAATGCATAAGAAGCATTGTTTCTAACATCCAGGCCCCCACAAGACGATCCGTATCCAAGGCTTGTGCAGTCTGCATAGGTACAGGCCTTGTTTATGCTCTGTGGCAGATTGGGATCCGAAGGGTCAGCATCAGGCCTCATGACACACCATTGCCTGGACAAATATTGAACGCCCTTGGCAGCTGTGAGATTCTTGTTGTTGGCCAAATTTAAGGGGTATTTGATGCTTCCATCGTAGTAGAATATGCCCCAATGCCTCTCGAAGTTGCCTGGTTCTGTGCTCTTGGCATCTTCATCAATGAGAGCAAACAGGTAAATATCAGGCGGGCTTGCCCTTTTTGGCGTTCCTTTGCCTTGATTTATGCGGTTGAGCAGACCTTGATTGAATCTACGAGCATTTTCTATGTTTGCATTGACGTCGCCATCTGTTGGCCATCCAACCTCGCCAACAATAATAGGCAAATTTGGGAAGCCATTTTTCTCCAGGCTCCAAACTAGAGTGTCATAATTGGCTTCAAAGACATTGCCGTAGGTGACGCCTCCATCAACTA is part of the Coffea eugenioides isolate CCC68of chromosome 6, Ceug_1.0, whole genome shotgun sequence genome and encodes:
- the LOC113773564 gene encoding uncharacterized protein LOC113773564 — encoded protein: MAAAPSTFSVGRKDLFPFLSIQKSSFSSASSAIDLNLHSSGGGFGGGRSVCLRLKGCGSSENINKKNDKNAGFSNAGDGGGGGGGGGGGFWLHKARAIAPSLQQHLFRELVSKDIKFRLENAFDGHGDDGGRCRNDRGGSVEFPEDQHLPPEKIAVAVDVDEVLGSFVSALNRFVADRYSSNHSVSEYHVYEFCKIWNCSRDEADTRVHEFFKTSYFRTGIHPIPGARQALQNLSRFCDLSIVTSRQIAIKEHTIEWIENHYPGLFQEIHFGNHFALDGKSRPKSEICRTLGAKVLIDDNPRYAIECAEVGIKVLLFDYENSYPWCKTESVNQHPLVTKVYNWQEVEHHLVSLVKS
- the LOC113775430 gene encoding glucan endo-1,3-beta-glucosidase 5 → MDFRLVFKLFLVCLLGEVLMAEGLACNWGTRVTHPLPPDIAVKLMKDNGIDKVKLFEVVPDVMGALGNSGIQVMVGIPNDMLASLASSVRVAEDWVTQNVSRYVSRNGVDIRYVAIGNEPFLKTYKDMFTQTIYPALENIQAALIKAGLGRQVKVTIPINADVYQSDSGMPSGGNFRPDIHGLMISIVKFLSDNGGPLTINIYPFLSLYADPHFPVDFAFFDGAAAPVVDGGVTYGNVFEANYDTLVWSLEKNGFPNLPIIVGEVGWPTDGDVNANIENARRFNQGLLNRINQGKGTPKRASPPDIYLFALIDEDAKSTEPGNFERHWGIFYYDGSIKYPLNLANNKNLTAAKGVQYLSRQWCVMRPDADPSDPNLPQSINKACTYADCTSLGYGSSCGGLDVRNNASYAFNMYFQTMNQTKGSCDQFSNLSVITSIDPSTRIRGGACRFEIMIDIGKGGKTRKPTTSSAGRMYNSIFASSFLLGLLAFVT